CATTTGGAATAACTAAAAGGGGGAGAGAACAAAACCCAGGCATGCACAAAATACTGATAAAAAATTGATCGCATCATATGGTGGACAAGAGAGTATAGCAGGATTGTGTTAATCTTTTCTCCTCTTGCCTATTCATTTGCATGGGCCATGTGCTGATTTagtattttcttgtgtttaTCTTTGTCTTGAAGAGTGGCTGCTTCCTTATTTTCTGATTGATAAGTAGCATCTcccaaataacttttttttattggctTCTGTTTTGATTTGTAGGTTTATTCTGAGTACTCTGTGGCTACCTTACTCAGCttattcaaatcaaaatatttcaattttgtaGATGTTTGGTATGTCCCTTTCGCTTTTCAGGTTATTTTAAGAGCTTGATCATATTATTTTAGAGCTTTTTAGTTACTTGGTTGATAATGCTGCATGCTTATTCTTGAAGAAAAGATATTTGTCGAAGTGGTTAAACATGCAATATGCATTGATCTCAATGTGAATGAAGCTTATACAAACTGCTTTGTTATTCAATCTTGCAGTTATTTCTTATACATTGGCACTGCTAAGCTGTCTAGGGGTTTTAATCCAGCGAAGGTTAGTGGTAAGTTCTCTTTTTTCTATGTTTCTTCGTTAAAATACAAATATTTTAAGTTGGTATTATCTGTGCAATTGGTTTGAATATTGCAATACAAATACAAATAGTTTAAGTTATACTTGAGTTATGATGTGGGCCTACTATCGTAAAACATGTGCCACAACCTGTATAGTTTCATAGCTtcaaatatcgtgatattttggaaaatatcgtgatattaacgaaaaaaattaaggaaaatgataaaaacgggaaaatatcccgatatattgaaaaaattgttaaaaataaattatcacagttttttcatttattgtttgtttcactttttgtttttattttttttgaacttttgtttcattgttttatttcctatTGTTTTAGGTATGtaacataacctcctaaatTCAATGCaatatttattagttttttgtatcttgtatttttacctaacattttgattttgtatttttttaaaaaacttcgACATTTGCCCAAGATTTTCcctaaaaaaacaactttgccgataaatacttgagaaaaaccttgccgataaatacttgagaaaaaccttgccgatAAAAAtccaagaacaatatttgtgactatggttttaTCAATGAGGAACCGAATCTAAATATATATAGTAGCATaccaaaattaaattttcatcaAGATGTGTAGTAAATGCTCTTTTTTGCATTAATTTGTATCAAGTCACAAGTACTTTAAGTTATTGTTTGCTATGCTATTGCTTTGAATGCTTTACTCATCAATACACAACATTTATTATAGCTGTTTGAGTTGTTTAACTTGAGCTAATGGATTGGTCCATTGTTATAAAATGTGTACCATAACCTGTATGCATCTGGAAAAAGTTACGATGTAAACTGACATGAtatataaaatatcataaaagTAACACATTATAAATGTGTGTTTGTTAGTGTTCTTTTTTGTTATCCAATTATTTTAATGCTTTGCTTGTCAATACATGGCACTTACTGTGGCAGTGCATGAGATTTTCAACATGAGTAAATGAATTGATTCTATATTTCAATGTTATAAAATACTAACGCTGCCTGTGTTGATCAGGACCAGATTAGTGATGCAACATATCATAAaagcttgaaatttttatttgctCATGCCGCTgtcaatgaatttgaatgtgattcATGCTATTGCCTGAATTTGCAGGTGGCAAATTGGACCATGTCATGTACAATATACATGATATTCTTTCATTAATTCCTTCACATATGCCTCCTAAAGCTATTCTCAAGGAAGAAGATAAGCAATTTGAGCTTGACATCTGGAGCCCATTAGGCAAGTAACCTGTGTGTGATTATTCTGTTGGAGGTGGCACAGTTGTTTGATGATCTTACTGTTGCCTCAACCATTAAAATGGATGCTGTATAAACTCTGCCTCTGCTTTTTCAGAATTGTGTTTATTCTGTTGATTTAAGAAATCTAAGTACAAGGGGACCGTTGTCAAATGTGAATGACTTGCATCAGATAAGATACTCAAATCTGTAGAACATTTAGTCCAAGCTACAAGCTATACCGCTATCTTGTGAATCTTGCCAAATTTGATATATGTAAGCCATCTTGGTTACCTTGAGTCTATTAATATATATTGATTAAAAGTTCAAGTTTTTAGTTAATTAGACTATTAGAGCAAAATATCTTTTTGTTCTGATCTGATGCAGAGTCCTTAGCTTCTACTGATTGGTATCTTACAGGTTATCATGGTTCCTTCATCTATGATATATTGATTTATTCACTATTCTTTCATGCTCAGATTTCAGCCTAtctgaagtgaaatataatGTTTTACTACGGTCTGGTTGTTATATGAGGCTGGGAATCCGGGATCAAATTTGGACCTAGGGTTTATGATTTATCCCTCTTAAAAGGAACTCTTACCTTTTGTTTTAGAATAATtgaagattaagaaaaaaaaaccctgttttcccattgcAATTGAATTCCTTCCTATTTTTGTGCatttcctctcattttcattcttctctAGTGCTTTTCCCATATTAGAGCCAATACGCTAATCACTGCATcagtaaaaatttttatttatttttaattggtATACTCGTGTGCTTCATCAATTCAGGAATATCATCAAAAGAAACTGACTCTGAGCAATCAGAAAAGGTTTTGGCTGTGAAGGATGGTTTCAGAGAATCCAAAAAAGTCACCGATGAAGTGAGTGAGTAAATATATCTTTTTATATCCTAAAGAACAAACACATGTTATCCACTTCATGCATTGGGTCTTTCTTAaggttttcttgtttatttttcttgcgCTTGACCTCCTGTTTTAATATCAGAAGGCATCTTTTCTGTAGAACATTGTCTCTCCTTTAGAAGAAGTTTAGTTTTTTCTCGTCCTTTTATCTTCTATGCTTTTTTAATCAAGGTATCAAGTTCTGTACTAGATGCTCGATCTTGATTGTAACCATTTTTCTGATATCCGTTTTAGGCTTCAGTGACTTCTAttcttaagaaaatgaagaacagaTTCAGTAAGGCGTGGATGTCTTTCTTAAGGCTGCCACTCCCTCTTGACCTATACAAGAAGGTACCTTTCTATAACAGAATCTGAAGTATCTCATTTGCTCTCAAAGTAGCATGTGCACAGTGTAAGCTAGCCTTTTCACAATAGCCATTGAGGTTGTAGTTTCTTTGGCATTTGATTGCATATGGATTTTTCTAAGTTCAGCAGCTTTTCTTTCATTGCAACAAATGATGTAAATGGCATATCTTCAACAGTACTGGGAAGACCAGGAAGCGCAGGCATAGATAGGAGGAAATCATAATGTATATGACttgtcaaaaactcaaaaaagaaattatagaaCACAGTACGTagtaaaaagtaatttttttagcAATATGATCATATATGTTCACTGGTTAACCTGGTCGTGGATTCTAGACACTTTAGAAGAGCTTTCAGAATGTAAGGGAGAATTGTTAAGTGTTTCCATACCACGTTTGCAAAACAAAGAGCGTGTTTTGTTTCATTGacacatcaaaatgatgaaaggattgCCTTGACACATATCTAATCCACTGATGTTGCTGTCAGCTGGATAGTAATATGCAGGTCCTAATAGAGTTCTGGCTTACGTTTGATATCATCCTAAATAATTCTAGTAATTGGTATGCTGTCAATGGCATGAAGAACTTCATCTGTTTCTGATTTAAAAAAATCCTATGTTTTTTCATGCCAGGTTGCGATTGGTCATGTCTGTTGAGCATGTAGCTGCTAGTTTTTGTCGGCGTTTGGACCTGGAATTATTGCTTTTCTGTCTCAATATTGGGATGTGACATATAGGTCCAATTTAAAATACACTATGTCCATCAGTGTCACATGATCAAATTATGCTGCATTTGCACATCCCCATAATGCAGGACTCAGGACTATCAATAATCCAGTGTTTAAATTTAGTTGAAAGTGATTATTAGCCTTAATTGTGAGACTTATGCAGCAAACCATCTTAGCCTCCTACTACAAGGTTCACATGGATATTCTTACTGTAGCCCCAACCACTGGCACTGTCTGGCTTGCTGCTAAAATTGCTCACGTCACTATTGTTCTGAAGAGGTGGCAGCTTGGACTGTCTTTACGTTTtactgttttaacttttaaatgttTGGTTTCTCTTAGTCAATATGCAATCTTCTGTTTGTCAGATCTACAGCAACCAATCTTCGAGTAACATTTTATGACGAtcattctttctttcaattaaaAATGTGAATAACCCATATTGGGTTGCTTCTTGTTTAGCTTTacaattttacatgtttttgtatttCTTCTCTGTCCCAATATCCGCAGAATAACATATGTATGTCCAATTTACTGTCTTTGCCGTGCTGTCCttgacattttcctttttaattaatGTCAGGTTCTTACTGATCTACATGAAGCTGTCATACCTAACCTTGCAAATCCTCTGCTTCTATGGTACACACTTTCATAGTTATTTTTGGTGTATCTTGGTGTGACAAActatttcaatttcaatttcaatttgtaACTAACTTGATAATTATCTGATGAGTTCACAGTGATTTCTTGACAAGATCATATGATGCTGGGGGTGTTGTCAGTGTGATGGCACTCAGTAGCCTTTTTGTTCTCATGACACAGCATGGCCTCGAGTACCCTAGATTCTATGAAAAACTATATGCACTACTGGTTCCATCTCTTTTTTTGGTGAAATATCGAGCCAAATTTTTTGAGGTAACTAACGATAATAGCTGTCAAATCTAGCATTTTCCAGCTAATATATGTTTCTGTTTGGTGAGTTTGCATAGGCATTTGGTTACAGTTCCATTTCTTCTGCAGTTCCTGGATACCTGTTTGAAAACCCCACTTTTCCCAGCATATTTAGCTGCTGCATTTGCCAAGAAATTAAGCAGGTTGGCTCTGTCCGCACCTCCTTCAGGATCATTGGTTATTATTGCAATCATTCACAATTTGCTTAGGAGGCATCCGTCAATCAACTTTTTAGTTCACCAGGTAGGTTCATCTGGTTTTTATCTTGGGTTTCTTTTGGCAGTGCATATATGAGATAATAGCTTAAGGGGGCTCCTAGTTTGCATTTCTTTTGTCTAATTCTGCCAAGCGATGCATGCATCTTAGATACAAATTACAAGTGTAAATGCATGTGCTTTTATGTTTGGGCTGTTTGGATGGTTCCTTTTTCTAAAACAGTTGCAGAAGCCTCTGCCTCTCCAACTGTGGGCGTTAATGATTTTTATGTTGCTTTTGCAGCATTTTGATGATGAAGTTGATGGTAACACTTCGACTGAACCAAAGGAGTTCAATGAAAAAGGTGAATCAGATGCTTGTGTACTTAAGGTGGGCAAGAAACCAGGCATGGATCCATTTGTTAACGAAGAAAGTGATCCAGCAAAGACCAATGCCATGAGTAAGATTGCTATAcaagaaaatatcatttttgccGATTGTTTATCTTTTCCATCATCATCAGAATTAAATgtcattatttttcttatagAGTCAGTCATCCAATATGCTTAAAATACAAGTGCAGTTTCTTGCCAATTGTCAGATTTCTTAGTTTGCCTTATCAATGACAGCTAAATCTCGAAGTACCATTCTTTATTGTTTGTCTCTGTTTTTGTGTGCTTGTGataatcttttttgtttctgacGGAAGGGTCCTCTACTTTTGCTTCCAAATTCATGGAAAACAAATTTGAGAAATCACAAGCTGCCTCTGTTTGGTGGCTCTCTATATGTTTTCTGTATTACGTGTcctatatgcattttttttatctccaaCATGTTAATAGTTACTTGCAGTAGTTAGCCTCAGGTAGTATCTAACACAATTTGCAGTGTAAGTATGCTGTAAGATTGAAGTCAATTTTTtacccaaaaggaaaaaaatcccTAGTGCTTTTTCTAGAATCTGTCTTCTAGAAAAAAGTTTCcgtattgaaaaacaaaatgtgcTTCTTATGAATCTCTTTTCTACTGCTGTGCTGCTTTCTGCTTTCATTGTGTTCATGTCTAAGAGCCCATGAACTTGCGATCTTTCACAGAAAGTTCCTTGTGGGAGGTTGACAATCTGCGCCATCACTACTGTCCTGCAGTTTCTAGGTGATTTGTCTAAATATTCTTTGGACTAGATCTGATTTCTGCAATTTATCATTTAATTATTTCCTCTGATATGCTGATATGACCAGGTTTGTGTTATCACTTGAGAATGACTTAACTGTTCGAGCCAAAACATCTGAGATTGAAGTTAAAGATTTCAGTTCGGGTTCATATGGGACAATCTTTAAAGAAGAGGTTACTTCTAGTCATCTTGTCATCTTCTTACTATGGTTTAACTAAAGTTTGAAACTCAACTAAAATTGGTAAATTTCAGGTTGGACGCCGGATCAAACAGGTGCCTCTAGCATTCTACAAGACAACACCGACGTCTCTCTTTTCTGAGGCCGATTTTGCAGGGTGGACATTTGTGATCGGCCAGGATGGTGAAAAAAACCAAGCTGATCCAAAGCGTATAACTGACAGTTCTAATATTAGCGTTGATGATACATTGTCAAAAAGGCAAAGATGTGAGTGATTCTTcgtccttctttttcttggtaGCTCCTTCTTTACTGCTGACGATATTTTAGGTGCTAGCAATTAAATCATCTTGTATGTATTGAACGGTGTGATGCAAAATCAATGTTTTACTGCGTCATAAAGTCATGCTGAGCTGGCATGAATTTTCCGCCATCCTCGCTGTACACCTTCGTCATAGAATACGTCTTTATCTTGGTTCTGATATTTGATGGTAAAATTTGTTTTAACTTTCTGAGCTGTATACTCATTTTTATCAAATGAGCTGATCTTTTTGGCCACTTTTGTGTACCGAGTCTCTTGGTCTACCAGTGGAAAGTTCAGACGATGTCGCATGGTGTTTGCATTTGATAGTATGAAAGACTATcataaacatgtttttcttgaaataCTATCGTAAGCATGCATTTTATAGTCAGCGTACTGTTTTCATTTAATAATATGAATATGAAGACCATCATAATCATTCATTTCCTAACCAATGTACTGTTATCAGTACAGTGGCAAGACAAAAGAAGGGGAATATTTCTAGAGGTGAATCGTTGGGTAACCTAATTCAATGACAGGTTTGTTCAAAGTACAAAGGAAAAGAATTGCAAGAAAT
This window of the Nymphaea colorata isolate Beijing-Zhang1983 chromosome 2, ASM883128v2, whole genome shotgun sequence genome carries:
- the LOC116246773 gene encoding protein NUCLEOLAR COMPLEX ASSOCIATED 4: MPSFPTISRPEYTAKDLKKLGHQLLTSRAHLNNAPILLSVLSPSPSPPPLDVALESILSLQSFFIPLVPTLPSSSSSLRDASSTLRSPAGGGGVGEAELAESIYRHWLKARFDEFFDLLSGLAVSPETDENLKDIALDAIMEFIRQGKSGAFQSDLLFRFLHKIVYSEYSVATLLSLFKSKYFNFVDVCYFLYIGTAKLSRGFNPAKVSGGKLDHVMYNIHDILSLIPSHMPPKAILKEEDKQFELDIWSPLGISSKETDSEQSEKVLAVKDGFRESKKVTDEASVTSILKKMKNRFSKAWMSFLRLPLPLDLYKKVLTDLHEAVIPNLANPLLLCDFLTRSYDAGGVVSVMALSSLFVLMTQHGLEYPRFYEKLYALLVPSLFLVKYRAKFFEFLDTCLKTPLFPAYLAAAFAKKLSRLALSAPPSGSLVIIAIIHNLLRRHPSINFLVHQHFDDEVDGNTSTEPKEFNEKGESDACVLKVGKKPGMDPFVNEESDPAKTNAMKSSLWEVDNLRHHYCPAVSRFVLSLENDLTVRAKTSEIEVKDFSSGSYGTIFKEEVGRRIKQVPLAFYKTTPTSLFSEADFAGWTFVIGQDGEKNQADPKRITDSSNISVDDTLSKRQRCE